A part of Botrytis cinerea B05.10 chromosome 2, complete sequence genomic DNA contains:
- the Bcgst16 gene encoding Bcgst16, with protein MADNKPTLHHLDHSQSQRILWLLEELGVEYNVVYHFRKPADDPIAPFRSPESLKALGPYGKAPVLTTGAADGNRYIPESDAICTYLLRKFDTEDKFGLISGDWVRDEILNCFNLTTFVRSVYFILFIDLDFIRNGVINWFDGPELREILTILDGELTNAPEGGYFMGKNPGRADIMMEFPMSFVKHRNWVDPEKEFPRLDEWLKRVYDRPAWKRGLQKGNGSYDLNVFPKRAVTS; from the exons ATGGCTGACAATAAGCCAACTCTCCATCACTTAGAT cactctcaatctcaacgtATCCTCTGGCTTCTCGAAGAGCTAGGTGTTGAATACAATGTCGTCTACCACTTCCGCAAACCTGCCGATGATCCTATTGCCCCTTTCCGCTCTCCCGAATCCCTCAAAGCCCTAGGCCCATATGGAAAGGCCCCAGTTCTCACAACTGGGGCCGCGGATGGCAACCGGTATATTCCCGAGAGCGATGCTATATGCACATATCTTCTTCGCAAGTTTGACACTGAGGACAAGTTTGGCTTGATTAGCGGTGATTGGGTCAGAGATGAGATTCTCAATTGTTTCAATCTTACGACATTCGTGCGATCGGTttactttattctttttatcgATTTAGATTTCATTAGGAATGGAGTTATAAATTGGTTTGATGGTCCTGAGTTGAGAGAGATTCTAACTATCTTGGACGGAGAACTTACAAATGCACCGGAAGGTGGGTATTTCATGGGGAAGAATCCTGGCAGAGCCGATATTATGATGGAGTTTCCAATGAGCTTCGTAAAGCATAGGAACTGGGTTGACCCAGAAAAGGAGTTTCCTAGATTGGATGAGTGGTTGAAGAGAGTTTATGATAGGCCTGCTTGGAAGCGGGGATTGCAGAAGGGTAATGGCTCTTATGATCTCAATGTTTTCCCCAAACGAGCTGTAACTTCGTGA